A stretch of Aedes aegypti strain LVP_AGWG chromosome 2, AaegL5.0 Primary Assembly, whole genome shotgun sequence DNA encodes these proteins:
- the LOC110675428 gene encoding uncharacterized protein LOC110675428: MTANNYSIVQTIENEEVLLSVLPSRWILKNGWKQEEQGDGQEDGCDLCFWPKGVSGYRLLEKAKKDPKIPADNIVLRTYRCKIKRNNFALYSEAFRELKLMEIQSDTDEPKKKLSKTTTAAELFKQIQSSSASRPGTSSSHPCTGFDQGDNDMEDTSDLDESLLKTSGKREDHAMKIRSMPISHSQPQYKETKSSSGLRTPILQNEPLQQPNLLQLVLLLHEKVDNNTKQIDSCVESVKQLNSRNTALLSQINAKLDVIATQTLQPVVTGQHENLEVRKIPLIPVKCLADMESLEKKSKNDQFVRSVIQYLGSIHGKQRYVGEGLTVCLQIINYFLIVNFS, from the exons ATGACTGCAAACAATTACTCGATCGTGCAGACCATCGAAAACGAAGAAGTGCTGCTCTCTGTTTTGCCGTCACGCTGGATCCTGAAAAACGGCTGGAAGCAGGAAGAGCAAGGCGATGGTCAAGAAGATGGTTGTGATCTTTGCTTCTGGCCAAAAGGAGTATCTGGTTATCGGCTACTGGAAAAAGCAAAAAAAGACCCGAAAATTCCAGCGGATAATATTGTGTTAAGGACATACCGATGCAAAATCAAGCGCAATAATTTTGCTCTTTATTCAGAG GCATTCCGCGAGCTGAAACTTATGGAAATCCAATCGGACACTGACGAACCGAAGAAAAAATTGAGCAAAACAACGACAGCAGCGGAACTTTTCAAGCAAATTCAATCAAGCTCAGCATCGCGTCCAGGAACTTCATCCTCGCATCCATGTACGGGTTTTGATCAAGGTGATAACGACATGGAAGACACTTCTGATCTAGATGAATCGTTGTTGAAGACTTCTGGAAAACGCGAAGACCATGCCATGAAGATACGTAGTATGCCGATATCACATTCACAGCCCCAGTATAAGGAAACAAAAAGCAGTTCCGGACTAAGAACGCCTATTCTTCAGAACGAACCACTTCAGCAGCCCAATTTGCTCCAACTTGTACTATTACTGCATGAGAAAGTGGACAACAACACCAAGCAGATCGATAGCTGCGtagaaagcgtcaagcaattgAATAGCAGGAATACGGCTTTGCTTTCTCAAATAAACGCAAAACTAGATGTTATTGCGACCCAAACACTACAACCAGTTGTAACTGGACAACATGAGAACCTCGAGGTAAGAAAGATCCCACTAATTCCGGTCAAATGTCTGGCTGacatggaatccttggaaaagaaGTCAAAAAATGACCAATTTGTACGATCTGTTATTCAGTACCTTGGATCGATACACGGAAAACAGCGATATGTTGGCGAAGGTTTGACTGTATGCTTGCAAATCATAAATTACTTTTTGATCGTGAATTTCTCGTGA